Proteins found in one Candidatus Aegiribacteria sp. genomic segment:
- a CDS encoding T9SS type A sorting domain-containing protein has product DLSGRTVQTLVNESQTTGSRSVNFNGDDLSSGVYFYQLKAGNEFVETRTMILMR; this is encoded by the coding sequence GATCTTTCAGGCAGAACGGTTCAAACCTTAGTGAATGAAAGCCAAACAACCGGAAGCCGTTCAGTTAATTTTAATGGCGACGATCTTTCCAGCGGCGTTTACTTTTACCAGTTGAAAGCGGGCAATGAATTCGTTGAGACAAGGACAATGA